The following are encoded together in the Thalassomonas haliotis genome:
- a CDS encoding DNA translocase FtsK produces MFTMLALVSFDPADPGWAQTGYQTPVRNLGGAVGAYLSDLLLNLFGWIAFTLPIVIAITGWLLFQKFHRLMQLDYLTLGLKCIGFFMLYIGITSLASMNFDDVFYFSAGGILGDVLSNNFLPYFSFIGSTLIFLMFACAGFVLLTGFSWLKAVDYIGQYTIAGVLYLIDLPAKLKEQFSSSPEKASKKSDTALISEPLVLAEENSEADSNNTQQETSQIAEQARETADSFDEESEPLPQVNIPIELDDIPFTYDGEDQPAEPYVNIDELMNGPLEINVQQHVDDEEIAAAFEPVDTIDLPPALVDEQASQFPPVSEVLAQAAEAKNAPPVNKYEGMPSIELLDRPDKAENPINQEELDQVSRLVEAKLLDFGIQVQVVSVFPGPVITRFELDLAPGVKVSKISNLSKDLARALSAISVRVVEVIPGKSVIGLELPNKFREIVRLSEVISCDAFANSSSPLTMVLGKDIAGDPIVVDLGKMPHLLVAGTTGSGKSVGVNTMIVSLLYKSTPEDVRLIMIDPKMLELSVYEGIPHLLAEVVTDMKEAANALRWCVGEMERRYKLMSAVGVRNLKGYNQKVLKAIEDGEPLVDPLWKPGDSMETMPPKLEKLPSIVVIVDEFADMMMIVGKKVEELIARIAQKARAAGIHLVLATQRPSVDVITGLIKANIPTRMAFQVSSRIDSRTILDQQGAEQLLGQGDMLYLPPGSGVPTRVHGAFVDDHEVHAVVKDWQSRGEPNYLEEILSGDSEQEVLLPGEQSEGEESELDALYDEALAFVTETRRVSISSVQRKFRIGYNRAARIVEEMEMQGVVSTPGHNGAREVLAPPPVKNTVDEIE; encoded by the coding sequence ATGTTTACCATGTTGGCATTAGTAAGTTTTGACCCCGCCGATCCCGGCTGGGCGCAGACAGGTTATCAAACCCCGGTACGAAACCTTGGCGGCGCGGTTGGCGCTTATCTGTCAGATCTGTTATTAAACCTTTTTGGCTGGATAGCTTTTACCTTACCTATTGTTATTGCCATTACCGGCTGGCTGCTGTTTCAAAAATTCCACCGCCTGATGCAATTAGACTATTTAACCCTGGGGTTAAAATGCATCGGTTTTTTCATGCTTTATATCGGCATTACTTCCCTTGCCAGCATGAACTTTGATGATGTTTTTTATTTTTCTGCCGGCGGCATCTTAGGGGATGTGCTAAGTAACAATTTCCTGCCTTATTTTTCATTTATCGGCAGTACTTTGATTTTTTTAATGTTTGCCTGTGCCGGTTTTGTGCTGTTAACCGGTTTTTCCTGGCTTAAAGCGGTAGATTATATCGGCCAGTACACCATTGCCGGTGTTTTGTACCTCATTGACCTGCCGGCAAAACTCAAAGAGCAGTTTTCTTCATCACCCGAGAAGGCCAGTAAAAAAAGCGATACTGCTTTGATCAGTGAGCCATTGGTATTAGCTGAGGAGAACAGCGAAGCGGACAGTAACAATACTCAGCAGGAAACCAGTCAAATTGCCGAGCAGGCAAGAGAGACTGCTGATAGTTTTGATGAGGAAAGCGAACCTTTACCTCAAGTGAATATTCCGATCGAGCTTGATGACATACCTTTCACCTATGACGGTGAAGACCAGCCAGCAGAGCCCTATGTCAATATTGATGAGTTGATGAACGGCCCGCTGGAAATTAATGTCCAACAACATGTTGATGATGAAGAAATTGCCGCGGCATTTGAGCCGGTCGACACCATAGATTTGCCACCGGCCCTGGTTGATGAACAAGCCTCGCAGTTCCCGCCGGTATCCGAAGTACTTGCCCAAGCCGCTGAAGCTAAAAACGCGCCACCGGTGAATAAATATGAAGGTATGCCGTCAATCGAACTGCTTGACCGTCCGGATAAGGCAGAAAACCCTATCAACCAGGAAGAGCTGGATCAGGTCAGCCGTCTGGTCGAAGCAAAACTATTGGACTTTGGCATCCAGGTACAGGTGGTTTCGGTATTCCCGGGGCCTGTGATCACCCGCTTTGAGCTGGATTTGGCTCCCGGTGTAAAAGTAAGTAAAATCTCCAACCTTTCTAAAGACCTGGCGCGGGCACTCTCGGCCATCAGTGTCCGTGTGGTGGAAGTGATCCCCGGCAAGTCGGTGATAGGTCTGGAATTACCAAACAAGTTCAGGGAAATCGTCCGTTTAAGTGAAGTGATTTCCTGCGATGCATTTGCCAACTCAAGTTCACCGCTGACTATGGTGCTGGGTAAAGATATTGCCGGCGATCCAATTGTTGTTGATTTAGGCAAAATGCCGCATTTACTGGTCGCCGGTACTACGGGGTCAGGTAAGTCGGTAGGGGTCAATACCATGATCGTCAGCCTGCTTTATAAGTCGACCCCGGAAGATGTCCGTTTGATCATGATCGACCCGAAAATGCTGGAATTGTCGGTTTATGAGGGCATTCCACATTTGCTGGCGGAAGTTGTCACCGATATGAAAGAAGCGGCCAATGCGCTGCGCTGGTGTGTCGGGGAAATGGAACGCCGCTATAAGCTGATGTCTGCGGTCGGCGTACGTAACCTTAAAGGTTACAACCAGAAAGTATTAAAGGCTATCGAAGACGGAGAACCCCTGGTTGATCCGTTATGGAAGCCGGGTGACAGCATGGAAACCATGCCGCCGAAACTGGAAAAACTGCCCAGCATAGTCGTGATCGTCGACGAATTTGCCGACATGATGATGATAGTGGGCAAAAAGGTTGAAGAGCTTATTGCCCGTATCGCGCAAAAAGCCCGGGCGGCAGGTATTCATTTGGTGCTGGCGACCCAGCGTCCTTCGGTTGATGTTATTACCGGCTTGATCAAGGCCAATATTCCAACCCGTATGGCATTCCAGGTCTCTTCGCGTATCGACTCCAGAACTATTTTGGACCAGCAAGGTGCAGAGCAATTATTAGGGCAGGGGGATATGTTGTATCTGCCGCCGGGCTCAGGCGTACCTACCCGGGTTCACGGCGCTTTTGTTGACGATCATGAAGTCCATGCCGTGGTGAAAGACTGGCAGTCGCGCGGCGAGCCGAATTATCTTGAAGAAATCCTCTCCGGCGATAGCGAACAGGAAGTCTTGCTGCCGGGCGAACAAAGCGAAGGTGAAGAGTCTGAATTAGATGCCCTGTATGATGAAGCGCTGGCTTTTGTTACCGAGACCCGCAGGGTATCAATTTCCAGCGTGCAGCGTAAATTCCGTATCGGTTATAACCGGGCGGCGCGCATCGTTGAAGAAATGGAAATGCAGGGGGTTGTCTCTACACCCGGCCATAACGGTGCCAGGGAAGTACTGGCGCCACCACCAGTAAAGAATACGGTTGATGAAATTGAATAA
- the lrp gene encoding leucine-responsive transcriptional regulator Lrp, translating into MNDSKGKKLDRIDRNILFELQRDGRLSNIELSRRVGLSPTPCLERVKRLENENYITGYRATLNPHKLDAALLVIVEITLTKTSPDVFDDFSKAVHELDVIQECHLVSGNFDFLLKTRVKDMLAYRELLGDTLLRLPAVSESRTYVVMEEVKSSNLIAIKR; encoded by the coding sequence ATGAATGACAGCAAAGGGAAAAAACTTGACCGAATCGACCGCAATATCCTATTTGAACTGCAAAGAGATGGCCGCTTATCCAATATAGAGCTCTCCAGAAGGGTAGGGCTGAGTCCGACGCCTTGCCTGGAAAGGGTCAAGCGCCTTGAAAATGAAAATTACATTACCGGCTACCGGGCGACCCTTAATCCGCATAAATTAGATGCTGCCTTATTGGTTATTGTTGAGATCACCCTGACCAAAACCAGTCCGGATGTTTTTGATGACTTTTCCAAAGCCGTACATGAACTGGATGTAATTCAGGAGTGCCACCTGGTTTCCGGCAACTTTGACTTTTTGTTAAAAACCCGGGTGAAAGATATGCTGGCGTATCGGGAATTGCTTGGTGATACCTTATTAAGGTTACCCGCGGTCAGTGAAAGCAGAACCTATGTGGTGATGGAAGAGGTGAAATCATCGAATCTGATTGCAATTAAACGTTAA